One window of Saimiri boliviensis isolate mSaiBol1 chromosome 4, mSaiBol1.pri, whole genome shotgun sequence genomic DNA carries:
- the ARMT1 gene encoding damage-control phosphatase ARMT1 isoform X3, with amino-acid sequence MYRRIHEAIIQSPPINYFDVFKESKEQNFYESQESIIALCTHLQQLITTIEDLDENQLKDEFFKLLQISLWGNKCDLSLSGGESHSQKTDVVNSLEDLKPFILVNDVEHLWSLLTNCKKTREKPSVISVYIVLDNSGFELVTDLILANFLLSSKLATEVHFYGKMIPWFVSDTTIHDFNWLIEQVKHANHKWMSKCGADWEDYIKMGKWVYHDHIFWTLPHEYCAMPQVAPDLYAELQKAHLILFKGDLNYRKLTGDRKWEFSVPFHQALNGFHPAPLCAIRTLKAEIQVGLQPGQGEQLMASEPSWWTTGKYGIFQYDGPL; translated from the exons ATGTATCGTAGAATTCATGAAGCAATTATCCAGAG TCCACCAATCAATTACTTTGATGTATTTAAAGAATCAAAAGAGCAAAATTTCTATGAGTCTCAGGAATCTATCATTGCTCTATGTACCCACCTGCAACAATTGATAACAACTATTGAAGACCTAGATGAAAATCAGCTGAAAGATGAGTTTTTTAAACTTCTGCAG atttcgCTGTGGGGAAATAAGTGTGATCTGTCTCTCTCAGGTGGAGAAAGTCATTCTCAGAAGACTGATGTAGTCAATTCATTGGAAGACCTAAAACCTTTCATTTTAGTGAATGATGTGGAACATCTTTGGTCATTGCTTACGAATtgcaagaaaacaagagaaaaacctTCTGTTATTAGTGTGTATATTGTTCTCGATAATTCTGGGTTTGAGCTTGTTACAGATTTAATATTAGCCAACTTCTTGTTATCCTCTAAACTGGCTACTGAGGttcatttttatggaaaaatGATTCCATGGTTTGTTTCTGATACGACTATACATGATTTTAATTGGTTAATTGAACAGGTAAAACATGCTAATCATAAGTGGATGTCCAAGTGTGGGGCTGACTGGGAAGACTATATTAAAATGGGTAAATGGGTTTACCACGATCATATATTTTGGACTCTGCCTCATGAGTACTGTGCAATGCCTCAGGTTGCTCCCGACTTATATGCTGAACTACAGAAGgcacatttaattttattcaaggGCGATTTGAATTACAGAAAGTTGACAGGTGACAGAAAATGGGAGTTTTCTGTTCCATTTCATCAGGCTCTGAATGGCTTCCATCCCGCACCCCTCTGTGCCATAAGAACATTAAAAGCTGAAATTCAGGTTGGTCTGCAACCTGGGCAAGGGGAGCAGCTGATGGCCTCTGAGCCCAGCTGGTGGACCACTGGGAAATATGGAATATTTCAGTACGATGGTCCCCTTTGA